The Macaca fascicularis isolate 582-1 chromosome 11, T2T-MFA8v1.1 genome includes a region encoding these proteins:
- the TNS2 gene encoding tensin-2 isoform X6 — translation MKPRKAEPHSFREKVFRKKPPVCAVCKVTIDGTGVSCRVCKVATHRKCEAKVTSACQALPPAELRRNTAPVRRIEHLGSTKSLNHSKQRSTLPRSFSLDPLMERRWDLDLTYVTERILAAAFPARPDEQRHRGHLRELAHVLQSKHRDKYLLFNLSEKRHDLTRLNPKVQDFGWPELHAPPLDKLCSICKAMETWLSADPQHVVVLYCKGSKGKLGVIVSAYMHYSKISAGADQALATLTMRKFCEDKVATELQPSQRRYISYFSGLLSGSIRMNSSPLFLHYVLVPTLPAFEPGTGFQPFLKIYQSMQLVYTSGVYHIAGPGPQQLCISLEPALLLKGDVMVTCYHKGGRGTDRTLVFRVQFHTCTIHGPQLTFPKDQLDEAWTDERFPFQASVEFVFSSSPEKIKGSTPRNDPSVSVDYNTTEPAVRWDSYENFNQHHEDSVDGSLTHTRGPLDGSPYAQVQRPPRQTPPAPSPEPPPPPMLSVSSDSGHSSTLTTEPAAESPGRPPPTAAERQELDRLLGGCGVASGGRGAGRETAILDDEEQPTVGGGPHLGVYPGHRPGLSRHCSCRQGYRESCGVPNGGYYRPEGTLERRRLAYGGYEGSPQGYAEASMEKRRLCRSLSEGPYPCPPEMGKPATGDFGYRAPGYREVVILEDPGLPALYPCPACEEKLALPTAALYGLRLEREAGEGWATEAGKPLLHSVRPGHPLPLLLPACGHHHAPMPDYSCLKSPKAGEEGHEGCSYTMCPEGRYGHPGYPALVTYSYGGAVPSYCPAYGRVPHSCGSPGEGRGYPSPGAHSPRAGSISPGSPPYPQSRKLSYEIPTEEGGNRYPLPGHLASAGPLASAESLEPVSWREGPSGHSTLPRSPRDAPGSASSELSGPSTPLHTSSPVQGKESTRRQDTRSPTSAPTQRLSPGEALPPVSQAGTGKAPELPSGSGPEPPAPSPVSPTFPPSSPSDWPQERSPGGLSDGASPRSPVPTTLPGLRHAPWQGPRGPPDSPDGSPLTPVPSQMPWLVASPEPPQSSPTPAFPLAASYDTNGLTQPPLPEKRHLPGPGQQPGPWGPERASSPARGISHHVTFAPLLSDNVPQPPEPPTQESQSNVKFVQDTSKFWYKPHLSRDQAIALLKDKDPGAFLIRDSHSFQGAYGLALKVATPPPSAQPWKGDPLEQLVRHFLIETGPKGVKIKGCPSEPYFGSLSALVSQHSISPISLPCCLHIPSKDPLEETPEAPVPTNMSTAADLLRQGAACSVLYLTSVETESLTGPQAVARASSAALSCSPRPTPAVVHFKVSAQGITLTDNQRKLFFRRHYPVNSITFSSTDPQDRRWTNPDGTTSKIFGFVAKKPGSPWENVCHLFAELDPDQPAGAIVTFITKVLLGQRK, via the exons CCTAGGAAAGCTGAGCCTCATAGTTTCCGGGAGAAGGTTTTCCGGAAGAAACCTCCAGTCTGTGCAGTATGTAAGGTGACCATCGATGGGACAGGCGTTTCGTGCAGAG TCTGCAAGGTGGCGACGCACAGAAAATGTGAAGCAAAG GTGACTTCAGCCTGTCAGGCCTTGCCTCCCGCGGAGTTG CGGCGAAACACGGCCCCAGTCAGGCGCATAGAGCACCTG GGATCCACCAAATCTCTGAACCACTCAAAGCAGCGAAGCACTCTGCCCAG GAGCTTCAGCCTGGATCCGCTCATGGAGCGGCGCTGGGACTTAGACCTCACCTACGTGACGGAGCGCATCTTGGCCGCCGCCTTCCCCGCGCGGCCCGATGAACAGCGGCACCGGGGCCACCTGCGCGAGCTGGCCCACGTGCTGCAATCCAAGCACCGGGACAAGTACCTG CTCTTCAACCTTTCAGAGAAAAGGCATGACCTGACCCGCTTAAACCCCAAG GTTCAGGACTTCGGCTGGCCTGAGCTGCATGCTCCACCCCTGGACAAGCTGTGCTCCATCTGCAAAGCCATGGAGACATGGCTCAGTGCTGACCCACAGCACGTGGTCGTACTATACTGCAAG ggAAGCAAGGGCAAGCTCGGGGTCATCGTTTCTGCCTACATGCACTACAGCAAGATCTCTGCAGG GGCTGACCAGGCACTGGCTACTCTTACCATGCGGAAATTCTGCGAGGACAAGGTGGCCACAGAACTGCAGCCCTCCCAGCGTCG ATACATCAGCTACTTCAGTGGGCTGCTGTCCGGCTCCATCAGAATGAACAGCAGCCCTCTCTTCCTGCACTATGTGCTCGTCCCCACGCTGCCAGCCTTTGAACCTGGCACAG GCTTCCAGCCCTTCCTTAAAATCTACCAGTCCATGCAGCTCGTCTACACGTCTGGAGTCTA TCACATTGCAGGCCCTGGTCCCCAGCAGCTTTGCATCAGCCTGGAGCCAGCCCTCCTCCTCAAAGGCGATGTCATG GTAACATGCTATCACAAGGGTGGCCGGGGCACAGACCGGACCCTGGTGTTCCGAGTCCAGTTTCACACCTGCACCATCCACGGACCACAGCTTACTTTCCCCAAGGACCAGCTGGACGAGGCCTGGACTG ATGAGAGGTTCCCCTTTCAAGCCTCCGTGGAGTTTGTCTTCTCCTCCAGCCCCGAGAAGATCAAAG GCAGCACTCCACGGAATGACCCCTCGGTCTCTGTCGACTACAACACCACTGAGCCGGCTGTGCGCTGGGACTCCTATGAGAACTTCAACCAGCACCACGAGGACAGTGTGGATG GCTCCCTGACCCACACCCGGGGTCCCCTGGATGGCAGTCCTTATGCCCAGGTGCAGCGGCCCCCCCGGCAGACCCCCCCGGCACCCTCTCCAGAGCCTCCACCACCCCCCATGCTCTCTGTCAGCAGCGACTCGGGCCATTCCTCCACGCTGACCACAGAGCCGGCTGCTGAGTCCCCTGGCCGGCCGCCCCCTACGGCTGCTGAACGGCAGGAGTTGGATCGCCTCCTAGGAGGCTGCGGAGTGGCCAGTGGGGGCCGGGGGGCTGGGCGAGAGACGGCCATCCTAGATGACGAAGAGCAGCCCACTGTGGGCGGAGGCCCCCACCTCGGAGTGTATCCAGGCCACAGGCCTGGCCTCAGCCGCCACTGCTCCTGCCGCCAGGGCTACCGGGAGTCCTGCGGGGTCCCCAATGGGGGCTACTACCGGCCAGAGGGAACCCTGGAGAGGAGGCGACTGGCCTATGGGGGCTATGAGGGATCCCCCCAGGGCTACGCTGAGGCCTCGATGGAGAAGAGGCGCCTCTGCCGATCGCTGTCAGAGGGGCCATACCCCTGCCCACCTGAGATGGGGAAACCAGCCACTGGGGACTTTGGCTACCGCGCCCCAGGCTACCGGGAGGTGGTCATCCTGGAGGACCCTGGGCTGCCTGCCCTATACCCATGCCCAGCCTGCGAGGAGAAGCTGGCGCTGCCTACAGCAGCCTTGTATGGACTGCGGCTGGAGAGGGAGGCTGGAGAAGGGTGGGCAACTGAGGCTGGCAAGCCTCTCCTGCACTCAGTGCGGCCTGGGCACCCGCTGCCTCTGCTCTTGCCTGCCTGTGGGCATCACCATGCCCCGATGCCTGACTACAGCTGCCTGAAGTCACCCAAGGCAGGCGAGGAAGGGCACGAGGGCTGCTCCTACACTATGTGCCCCGAAGGCAGGTATGGGCATCCAGGGTACCCTGCCCTGGTGACATACAGCTATGGAGGAGCAGTTCCCAGTTACTGCCCAGCATATGGCCGCGTGCCTCATAGCTGTGGCTCTCCAGGAGAGGGCAGAGGGTATCCCAGCCCTGGTGCCCACTCCCCACGGGCTGGCTCCATTTCCCCGGGCAGCCCGCCCTATCCACAATCTAGGAAGCTGAGCTACGAGATCCCTACGGAGGAGGGAGGGAACAGGTACCCATTGCCTGGGCACCTGGCCTCAGCAGGACCCTTGGCATCTGCAG AGTCGCTGGAGCCGGTGTCCTGGAGGGAGGGCCCCAGTGGGCACAGCACACTGCCTCGGTCTCCCCGAGATGCCCCAGGCAGTGCTTCGTCAGAGTTGTCTGGTCCCTCCACGCCCCTGCATACCAGCAGCCCAGTCCAGGGCAAGGAAAG CACCCGGCGACAGGACACCAGGTCCCCCACCTCAGCGCCCACTCAGAGACTGAGTCCTGGCGAGGCCTTGCCCCCTGTTTCCCAGGCAGGCACCGGAAAGGCCCCTGAGCTGCCTTCGGGAAGTGGGCCTGAGCCTCCGGCCCCTAGCCCCGTCTCTCCGACCTTTCCTCCCAGCTCGCCCAGTGACTGGCCTCAGGAAAGGAGTCCAGGGGGCCTCTCAGACGGCGCCAGTCCTCGGAGCCCTGTGCCTACCACACTTCCTGGCCTCCGCCACGCCCCCTGGCAAGGCCCTCGAGGCCCCCCAGACAGCCCAGATGGGTCTCCCCTCACTCCTGTGCCTTCCCAGATGCCCTGGCTTGTAGCCAGCCCAGAGCCGCCTCAGAGCTCACCCACACCTGCTTTCCCCCTGGCTGCCTCCTATGACACCAATGGCCTTACCCAGCCCCCACTTCCTGAGAAACGCCACCTGCCCGGGCCGGGGCAACAGCCAGGACCCTGGGGCCCAGAGCGGGCATCATCGCCAGCCAGAGGCATCAGTCACCATGTCACCTTCGCACCTCTGCTCTCGGATAATGTCCCCCAACCCCCAG AGCCTCCTACACAAGAGAGCCAAAGCAATGTCAAGTTTGTCCAGGATACATCCAAGTTCTGGTACAAGCCACACCTGTCCCGTGACCAAG CCATTGCCCTGCTGAAGGACAAGGACCCTGGGGCCTTCCTGATCAGGGACAGTCATTCATTCCAAGGAGCTTATGGGCTGGCCCTCAAGGTGGCCACACCGCCACCCAGTGCCCAGCCCTGGAAAG GGGACCCCTTGGAACAGCTGGTCCGCCATTTCCTCATTGAGACTGGGCCCAAAGGGGTGAAGATCAAGGGCTGCCCCAGTGAGCCCTACTTTG GCAGCCtgtccgccttggtctcccagcaCTCCATCTCCCCCATCTCCCTGCCCTGCTGTCTGCACATTCCCAGCAAAG ATCCTCTGGAAGAGACCCCAGAGGCTCCAGTGCCCACCAACATGAGCACAGCAGCAGACCTCCTGCGTCAGGGTGCTG CCTGCAGCGTGCTCTACTTGACCTCAGTGGAGACAGAGTCACTGACAGGCCCCCAAGCCGTGGCCCGGGCCAGCTCTGCAGCTCTGAGCTGCAGCCCCCGCCCAACACCAGCAGTTGTCCACTTCAAGGTGTCCGCCCAGGGCATTACACTGACGGACAACCAAAGGAA ACTATTCTTTCGCCGCCATTATCCAGTGAACAGCATCACCTTCTCCAGCACTGACCCTCAAGACCGGAG ATGGACCAACCCAGACGGGACCACCTCCAA GATCTTTGGTTTCGTGGCCAAGAAGCCGGGAAGCCCCTGGGAGAATGTGTGTCACCTCTTTGCAGAGCTTGACCCAGATCAGCCTGCTGGCGCCATTGTCACCTTCATCACCAAAGTTCTACTGGGccagagaaaatga
- the TNS2 gene encoding tensin-2 isoform X7 produces MGQAFRAEVTSACQALPPAELRRNTAPVRRIEHLGSTKSLNHSKQRSTLPRSFSLDPLMERRWDLDLTYVTERILAAAFPARPDEQRHRGHLRELAHVLQSKHRDKYLLFNLSEKRHDLTRLNPKVQDFGWPELHAPPLDKLCSICKAMETWLSADPQHVVVLYCKGSKGKLGVIVSAYMHYSKISAGADQALATLTMRKFCEDKVATELQPSQRRYISYFSGLLSGSIRMNSSPLFLHYVLVPTLPAFEPGTGFQPFLKIYQSMQLVYTSGVYHIAGPGPQQLCISLEPALLLKGDVMVTCYHKGGRGTDRTLVFRVQFHTCTIHGPQLTFPKDQLDEAWTDERFPFQASVEFVFSSSPEKIKGSTPRNDPSVSVDYNTTEPAVRWDSYENFNQHHEDSVDGSLTHTRGPLDGSPYAQVQRPPRQTPPAPSPEPPPPPMLSVSSDSGHSSTLTTEPAAESPGRPPPTAAERQELDRLLGGCGVASGGRGAGRETAILDDEEQPTVGGGPHLGVYPGHRPGLSRHCSCRQGYRESCGVPNGGYYRPEGTLERRRLAYGGYEGSPQGYAEASMEKRRLCRSLSEGPYPCPPEMGKPATGDFGYRAPGYREVVILEDPGLPALYPCPACEEKLALPTAALYGLRLEREAGEGWATEAGKPLLHSVRPGHPLPLLLPACGHHHAPMPDYSCLKSPKAGEEGHEGCSYTMCPEGRYGHPGYPALVTYSYGGAVPSYCPAYGRVPHSCGSPGEGRGYPSPGAHSPRAGSISPGSPPYPQSRKLSYEIPTEEGGNRYPLPGHLASAGPLASAESLEPVSWREGPSGHSTLPRSPRDAPGSASSELSGPSTPLHTSSPVQGKESTRRQDTRSPTSAPTQRLSPGEALPPVSQAGTGKAPELPSGSGPEPPAPSPVSPTFPPSSPSDWPQERSPGGLSDGASPRSPVPTTLPGLRHAPWQGPRGPPDSPDGSPLTPVPSQMPWLVASPEPPQSSPTPAFPLAASYDTNGLTQPPLPEKRHLPGPGQQPGPWGPERASSPARGISHHVTFAPLLSDNVPQPPEPPTQESQSNVKFVQDTSKFWYKPHLSRDQAIALLKDKDPGAFLIRDSHSFQGAYGLALKVATPPPSAQPWKGDPLEQLVRHFLIETGPKGVKIKGCPSEPYFGSLSALVSQHSISPISLPCCLHIPSKDPLEETPEAPVPTNMSTAADLLRQGAACSVLYLTSVETESLTGPQAVARASSAALSCSPRPTPAVVHFKVSAQGITLTDNQRKLFFRRHYPVNSITFSSTDPQDRRWTNPDGTTSKIFGFVAKKPGSPWENVCHLFAELDPDQPAGAIVTFITKVLLGQRK; encoded by the exons ATGGGACAGGCGTTTCGTGCAGAG GTGACTTCAGCCTGTCAGGCCTTGCCTCCCGCGGAGTTG CGGCGAAACACGGCCCCAGTCAGGCGCATAGAGCACCTG GGATCCACCAAATCTCTGAACCACTCAAAGCAGCGAAGCACTCTGCCCAG GAGCTTCAGCCTGGATCCGCTCATGGAGCGGCGCTGGGACTTAGACCTCACCTACGTGACGGAGCGCATCTTGGCCGCCGCCTTCCCCGCGCGGCCCGATGAACAGCGGCACCGGGGCCACCTGCGCGAGCTGGCCCACGTGCTGCAATCCAAGCACCGGGACAAGTACCTG CTCTTCAACCTTTCAGAGAAAAGGCATGACCTGACCCGCTTAAACCCCAAG GTTCAGGACTTCGGCTGGCCTGAGCTGCATGCTCCACCCCTGGACAAGCTGTGCTCCATCTGCAAAGCCATGGAGACATGGCTCAGTGCTGACCCACAGCACGTGGTCGTACTATACTGCAAG ggAAGCAAGGGCAAGCTCGGGGTCATCGTTTCTGCCTACATGCACTACAGCAAGATCTCTGCAGG GGCTGACCAGGCACTGGCTACTCTTACCATGCGGAAATTCTGCGAGGACAAGGTGGCCACAGAACTGCAGCCCTCCCAGCGTCG ATACATCAGCTACTTCAGTGGGCTGCTGTCCGGCTCCATCAGAATGAACAGCAGCCCTCTCTTCCTGCACTATGTGCTCGTCCCCACGCTGCCAGCCTTTGAACCTGGCACAG GCTTCCAGCCCTTCCTTAAAATCTACCAGTCCATGCAGCTCGTCTACACGTCTGGAGTCTA TCACATTGCAGGCCCTGGTCCCCAGCAGCTTTGCATCAGCCTGGAGCCAGCCCTCCTCCTCAAAGGCGATGTCATG GTAACATGCTATCACAAGGGTGGCCGGGGCACAGACCGGACCCTGGTGTTCCGAGTCCAGTTTCACACCTGCACCATCCACGGACCACAGCTTACTTTCCCCAAGGACCAGCTGGACGAGGCCTGGACTG ATGAGAGGTTCCCCTTTCAAGCCTCCGTGGAGTTTGTCTTCTCCTCCAGCCCCGAGAAGATCAAAG GCAGCACTCCACGGAATGACCCCTCGGTCTCTGTCGACTACAACACCACTGAGCCGGCTGTGCGCTGGGACTCCTATGAGAACTTCAACCAGCACCACGAGGACAGTGTGGATG GCTCCCTGACCCACACCCGGGGTCCCCTGGATGGCAGTCCTTATGCCCAGGTGCAGCGGCCCCCCCGGCAGACCCCCCCGGCACCCTCTCCAGAGCCTCCACCACCCCCCATGCTCTCTGTCAGCAGCGACTCGGGCCATTCCTCCACGCTGACCACAGAGCCGGCTGCTGAGTCCCCTGGCCGGCCGCCCCCTACGGCTGCTGAACGGCAGGAGTTGGATCGCCTCCTAGGAGGCTGCGGAGTGGCCAGTGGGGGCCGGGGGGCTGGGCGAGAGACGGCCATCCTAGATGACGAAGAGCAGCCCACTGTGGGCGGAGGCCCCCACCTCGGAGTGTATCCAGGCCACAGGCCTGGCCTCAGCCGCCACTGCTCCTGCCGCCAGGGCTACCGGGAGTCCTGCGGGGTCCCCAATGGGGGCTACTACCGGCCAGAGGGAACCCTGGAGAGGAGGCGACTGGCCTATGGGGGCTATGAGGGATCCCCCCAGGGCTACGCTGAGGCCTCGATGGAGAAGAGGCGCCTCTGCCGATCGCTGTCAGAGGGGCCATACCCCTGCCCACCTGAGATGGGGAAACCAGCCACTGGGGACTTTGGCTACCGCGCCCCAGGCTACCGGGAGGTGGTCATCCTGGAGGACCCTGGGCTGCCTGCCCTATACCCATGCCCAGCCTGCGAGGAGAAGCTGGCGCTGCCTACAGCAGCCTTGTATGGACTGCGGCTGGAGAGGGAGGCTGGAGAAGGGTGGGCAACTGAGGCTGGCAAGCCTCTCCTGCACTCAGTGCGGCCTGGGCACCCGCTGCCTCTGCTCTTGCCTGCCTGTGGGCATCACCATGCCCCGATGCCTGACTACAGCTGCCTGAAGTCACCCAAGGCAGGCGAGGAAGGGCACGAGGGCTGCTCCTACACTATGTGCCCCGAAGGCAGGTATGGGCATCCAGGGTACCCTGCCCTGGTGACATACAGCTATGGAGGAGCAGTTCCCAGTTACTGCCCAGCATATGGCCGCGTGCCTCATAGCTGTGGCTCTCCAGGAGAGGGCAGAGGGTATCCCAGCCCTGGTGCCCACTCCCCACGGGCTGGCTCCATTTCCCCGGGCAGCCCGCCCTATCCACAATCTAGGAAGCTGAGCTACGAGATCCCTACGGAGGAGGGAGGGAACAGGTACCCATTGCCTGGGCACCTGGCCTCAGCAGGACCCTTGGCATCTGCAG AGTCGCTGGAGCCGGTGTCCTGGAGGGAGGGCCCCAGTGGGCACAGCACACTGCCTCGGTCTCCCCGAGATGCCCCAGGCAGTGCTTCGTCAGAGTTGTCTGGTCCCTCCACGCCCCTGCATACCAGCAGCCCAGTCCAGGGCAAGGAAAG CACCCGGCGACAGGACACCAGGTCCCCCACCTCAGCGCCCACTCAGAGACTGAGTCCTGGCGAGGCCTTGCCCCCTGTTTCCCAGGCAGGCACCGGAAAGGCCCCTGAGCTGCCTTCGGGAAGTGGGCCTGAGCCTCCGGCCCCTAGCCCCGTCTCTCCGACCTTTCCTCCCAGCTCGCCCAGTGACTGGCCTCAGGAAAGGAGTCCAGGGGGCCTCTCAGACGGCGCCAGTCCTCGGAGCCCTGTGCCTACCACACTTCCTGGCCTCCGCCACGCCCCCTGGCAAGGCCCTCGAGGCCCCCCAGACAGCCCAGATGGGTCTCCCCTCACTCCTGTGCCTTCCCAGATGCCCTGGCTTGTAGCCAGCCCAGAGCCGCCTCAGAGCTCACCCACACCTGCTTTCCCCCTGGCTGCCTCCTATGACACCAATGGCCTTACCCAGCCCCCACTTCCTGAGAAACGCCACCTGCCCGGGCCGGGGCAACAGCCAGGACCCTGGGGCCCAGAGCGGGCATCATCGCCAGCCAGAGGCATCAGTCACCATGTCACCTTCGCACCTCTGCTCTCGGATAATGTCCCCCAACCCCCAG AGCCTCCTACACAAGAGAGCCAAAGCAATGTCAAGTTTGTCCAGGATACATCCAAGTTCTGGTACAAGCCACACCTGTCCCGTGACCAAG CCATTGCCCTGCTGAAGGACAAGGACCCTGGGGCCTTCCTGATCAGGGACAGTCATTCATTCCAAGGAGCTTATGGGCTGGCCCTCAAGGTGGCCACACCGCCACCCAGTGCCCAGCCCTGGAAAG GGGACCCCTTGGAACAGCTGGTCCGCCATTTCCTCATTGAGACTGGGCCCAAAGGGGTGAAGATCAAGGGCTGCCCCAGTGAGCCCTACTTTG GCAGCCtgtccgccttggtctcccagcaCTCCATCTCCCCCATCTCCCTGCCCTGCTGTCTGCACATTCCCAGCAAAG ATCCTCTGGAAGAGACCCCAGAGGCTCCAGTGCCCACCAACATGAGCACAGCAGCAGACCTCCTGCGTCAGGGTGCTG CCTGCAGCGTGCTCTACTTGACCTCAGTGGAGACAGAGTCACTGACAGGCCCCCAAGCCGTGGCCCGGGCCAGCTCTGCAGCTCTGAGCTGCAGCCCCCGCCCAACACCAGCAGTTGTCCACTTCAAGGTGTCCGCCCAGGGCATTACACTGACGGACAACCAAAGGAA ACTATTCTTTCGCCGCCATTATCCAGTGAACAGCATCACCTTCTCCAGCACTGACCCTCAAGACCGGAG ATGGACCAACCCAGACGGGACCACCTCCAA GATCTTTGGTTTCGTGGCCAAGAAGCCGGGAAGCCCCTGGGAGAATGTGTGTCACCTCTTTGCAGAGCTTGACCCAGATCAGCCTGCTGGCGCCATTGTCACCTTCATCACCAAAGTTCTACTGGGccagagaaaatga